In Opitutia bacterium, a single window of DNA contains:
- the flhA gene encoding flagellar biosynthesis protein FlhA: MPVSSNAHIAKLLQRADLLFTAALFGTVLLLVLPIPPFLIDLALALNIGLSLLVLLAIVYVKDPPEFSGFPTMLLVLTLFRLALNISSTRQILAHGYAGEIIEGFGHFVIGGNYVVGAVVFIILVVINFVVITKGAGRIAEVSARFTLDALPGKQMAIDAELNAGIIDEVQATTRRLKVQKEADFYGAMDGASKFVRGDAIAGILITLVNVLGGFAIGVFQMGMSLGESLQKFTLLSIGDGLVSQIPALIISIGAGLLVTRASDNNNLGTQVTSQLFRYPRALGIAAGCMGVFALMPGMPTLPFASLALLAGFMAKTLKVLDADGTAVTSGAPAVAKAGKSGVSGKPGEAAAGASGESVSPAKSEDVRKLIDVDVFAIEIGYGLLQLADAKVGGDLLARVTGVRKALAREKGIVVPPISVRDNLELEANDYRFLLRGKTVARGTLMPGRFMAMNVTGSTVRLRGMPTREPVFNLDAVWIDEGERKTAELNSFTVVDPSSVLITHLSETLKANAHHLLGRQDVQALVDHIKGTHAALIAELLPDLVNMGIIQRVLQNLLRENIAILNLPLILEGIADFAPLSKNPDDLSELVRRRLGLYFVPEFEAKPGSLKALTLDPRLEQVLATKVHRSPTDVGLALDPATGRHLVEELSRRTNELTLKGLPTVLVVSTETRLPLKRFLEPSFPRLTVLAFQELPSSTEIDNAGIVTAPAHLLARNDNLKAAA, from the coding sequence ATGCCCGTCTCCTCCAACGCCCACATCGCCAAGCTGCTTCAGCGCGCTGACCTGCTGTTCACCGCCGCGCTGTTCGGCACGGTGCTGCTGCTGGTGCTGCCGATTCCGCCGTTCCTCATCGACCTCGCGCTGGCGCTAAACATCGGCCTCTCGCTGCTGGTGCTCCTCGCGATCGTCTACGTGAAGGATCCGCCGGAGTTCTCGGGCTTCCCGACGATGCTCCTCGTGCTGACGCTGTTCCGCCTCGCGCTGAACATCAGCTCAACCCGCCAGATCCTCGCGCACGGCTACGCGGGCGAGATCATCGAAGGGTTCGGCCACTTCGTCATCGGCGGCAACTACGTCGTCGGCGCCGTGGTGTTCATCATTCTCGTCGTGATCAACTTTGTGGTCATCACGAAGGGCGCGGGCCGCATCGCTGAAGTGAGCGCACGCTTCACGCTCGATGCGCTCCCCGGCAAGCAGATGGCCATCGATGCCGAACTGAACGCCGGCATCATCGACGAAGTCCAAGCCACCACTCGCCGCCTGAAGGTCCAAAAGGAAGCCGACTTCTACGGCGCGATGGACGGCGCCTCGAAGTTCGTGCGCGGCGACGCGATCGCCGGCATCCTCATCACTCTCGTCAACGTTCTCGGCGGTTTCGCGATCGGCGTGTTCCAAATGGGCATGTCGCTCGGCGAGTCGCTGCAGAAGTTCACGCTGCTCTCCATCGGTGACGGCCTCGTCTCGCAGATTCCCGCGCTGATCATCTCCATCGGTGCCGGTCTCTTGGTCACGCGCGCCTCGGACAACAACAACCTCGGCACGCAAGTCACCAGCCAGCTCTTCCGTTACCCGCGCGCCCTCGGCATCGCGGCCGGATGCATGGGCGTGTTCGCCCTCATGCCCGGCATGCCGACGCTGCCGTTCGCCAGCCTCGCGCTCCTCGCGGGCTTTATGGCCAAGACGCTCAAGGTTCTCGATGCCGACGGCACCGCCGTCACCTCGGGCGCTCCCGCTGTCGCCAAAGCCGGTAAGTCCGGCGTCTCCGGCAAACCGGGCGAAGCCGCCGCCGGCGCCTCCGGCGAATCCGTCTCGCCCGCGAAGTCCGAGGACGTCCGCAAGCTCATCGACGTCGACGTCTTCGCGATCGAGATCGGTTACGGACTTCTCCAACTCGCCGACGCCAAGGTCGGCGGCGACCTTCTCGCCCGCGTCACCGGCGTGCGCAAGGCGCTCGCTCGCGAGAAGGGCATCGTCGTCCCGCCGATTTCCGTCCGCGACAATCTCGAACTCGAGGCCAACGACTACCGCTTCCTCCTCCGCGGCAAGACGGTCGCGCGTGGCACGCTGATGCCCGGTCGCTTCATGGCGATGAACGTCACCGGCAGCACGGTGCGCCTCCGCGGCATGCCGACGCGCGAGCCGGTCTTCAACCTCGACGCCGTGTGGATCGACGAAGGCGAGCGCAAGACCGCCGAGTTGAACAGCTTCACGGTCGTCGATCCGTCGTCGGTTCTCATCACGCATCTTTCGGAGACGCTCAAGGCCAACGCCCATCACCTCCTCGGCCGCCAGGACGTGCAGGCGCTCGTCGACCACATCAAAGGCACGCACGCCGCGCTCATCGCCGAGCTCCTGCCGGACCTCGTCAACATGGGCATCATCCAGCGCGTGCTGCAGAATCTCCTCCGCGAGAACATCGCGATCCTCAATCTCCCGCTCATCCTCGAAGGCATCGCGGATTTCGCGCCGCTCTCGAAGAATCCCGACGACCTCAGCGAACTCGTCCGCCGCCGCCTCGGTCTGTATTTCGTCCCCGAGTTCGAGGCGAAACCCGGTTCGCTCAAAGCCCTCACGCTCGACCCGCGTCTCGAGCAAGTGCTCGCGACCAAAGTTCACCGTTCGCCCACCGATGTCGGCCTCGCGCTCGACCCGGCCACGGGCCGCCACCTCGTCGAGGAACTCAGCCGCCGCACGAACGAACTCACGCTCAAGGGCCTCCCCACCGTCCTCGTCGTCTCCACCGAGACACGCCTCCCGCTCAAGCGCTTCCTCGAACCGTCGTTCCCGCGCCTCACGGTCCTCGCGTTCCAGGAGCTCCCGTCGTCCACCGAGATCGACAACGCCGGCATCGTCACCGCTCCCGCGCACCTCCTCGCCCGCAACGACAACCTGAAGGCCGCCGCCTGA
- a CDS encoding adenylyltransferase/cytidyltransferase family protein, translating into MRAAGKRVVLTNGVFDLLHTGHLFYLQQARARGDALFIALNADASVKQLKGPLRPVQTETERAYALAALACVNAVVVFREKRLTAEIRALRPDVYVKAGDYTLEKLDPDERGALQACGAQIEFLPFLAGFSTTALIAKIKAAGEV; encoded by the coding sequence TTGCGCGCGGCCGGCAAACGCGTGGTGTTGACCAACGGCGTGTTCGACCTGCTGCACACGGGGCACCTTTTCTATCTCCAGCAGGCGCGGGCGCGCGGCGATGCGCTCTTCATCGCGCTGAATGCCGACGCCAGCGTGAAGCAACTGAAGGGCCCGCTGCGTCCGGTGCAGACCGAGACCGAGCGCGCCTACGCGCTGGCGGCGCTCGCGTGCGTCAACGCGGTGGTGGTTTTTCGCGAGAAGAGGCTGACGGCGGAAATCCGCGCGTTGCGGCCGGACGTCTACGTGAAGGCGGGCGACTACACGCTCGAGAAACTCGATCCCGACGAGCGCGGGGCGCTGCAGGCGTGCGGCGCGCAGATCGAGTTCCTGCCTTTCCTCGCGGGCTTCAGCACCACGGCGCTGATCGCGAAGATCAAGGCGGCGGGGGAAGTCTGA
- a CDS encoding 50S ribosomal protein L11 methyltransferase: MSDKAAAPAKPAVHEFKIEVALGAVPEIEDLLAEREEQRLMVLEDKPSARAWLTGYFDSRAQAEESWKAFAAVLGSDWLRGEPEVRELPDADWKDSYKAHFKASAFGPLHWVPVWERETFRLPAGEKVLWLDPGMAFGTGNHETTRLVAERLVAFAAEKGTSVRVIDAGCGSGILALSAALLGFREVSGFDNDPEAIRVSEENAALNQLSGRVEFFVGDLTSGWENAPAGLVMANIQADVLVRFTGELLGAVAPGGWLVLSGILERELADVRAAFAAAAPSWRVDARVMGEWSDLLLVRP, from the coding sequence ATGAGCGACAAGGCGGCGGCGCCTGCGAAGCCGGCGGTGCATGAGTTCAAGATCGAGGTGGCGCTCGGCGCGGTGCCGGAGATCGAGGACTTGCTCGCGGAGCGCGAGGAGCAGCGGCTGATGGTGCTCGAGGACAAGCCGAGCGCCCGGGCGTGGCTGACGGGGTATTTCGACTCGCGGGCGCAGGCGGAGGAGAGCTGGAAGGCTTTCGCGGCCGTGTTGGGAAGCGACTGGTTGCGCGGCGAACCGGAAGTGCGCGAGTTGCCTGATGCCGATTGGAAGGACAGCTACAAGGCGCACTTCAAGGCGTCGGCTTTCGGTCCGTTGCACTGGGTGCCGGTCTGGGAGCGCGAGACGTTCCGGTTGCCGGCGGGTGAGAAGGTGCTGTGGCTCGACCCGGGCATGGCGTTCGGCACGGGGAATCACGAGACGACGCGGCTCGTGGCGGAGCGATTGGTGGCGTTCGCGGCGGAAAAGGGCACGTCGGTGCGCGTGATCGATGCGGGTTGCGGCTCGGGCATCCTCGCGCTGTCGGCGGCGTTGCTGGGTTTTCGCGAAGTCAGCGGTTTCGACAACGACCCGGAGGCGATTCGGGTCAGCGAGGAGAATGCGGCGCTGAATCAGTTGAGCGGGCGCGTGGAGTTTTTCGTGGGCGATCTCACGAGCGGCTGGGAAAATGCTCCGGCGGGGTTGGTGATGGCCAACATCCAAGCGGATGTGCTGGTGCGCTTCACGGGCGAGTTGCTCGGTGCGGTGGCGCCCGGCGGCTGGCTGGTGCTCAGCGGAATCCTCGAGCGCGAGTTGGCGGACGTGCGGGCGGCTTTTGCGGCGGCGGCGCCGAGCTGGCGCGTGGATGCGCGCGTGATGGGCGAATGGAGCGACCTGCTGCTCGTGCGGCCGTGA
- a CDS encoding OmpA family protein, whose product MAAGGGGGAWKVAYADFVTAMMALFMVLWISAQDKKILIATSKYFQNPFSSPMEDHSGIMPFNKDNQQQSSEGKKDDESAGKEKPTDKDKQIQLSFLNSVAADFYRLLHLDENLDQKPIDVQVTSDGLRLTLFDRAKHPLFEGDSPEFTEWGRFVMQSIAWTIDRHQFRVTIDGHTKSGLEMKKEDYGLWELSSDRANAARRALVHYAVEEKLIERVTGYADTRPLDGQPPTADANQRITLSLTLTAKNRSAKLAELRGLGTSGRGGEAASTHP is encoded by the coding sequence ATGGCAGCCGGCGGCGGAGGTGGTGCATGGAAAGTGGCCTACGCGGACTTCGTGACCGCGATGATGGCGCTTTTCATGGTCCTGTGGATCTCGGCCCAGGACAAAAAAATCCTCATCGCCACCTCGAAGTATTTCCAGAACCCGTTCAGTTCCCCGATGGAGGACCACTCGGGCATCATGCCTTTCAACAAGGACAATCAGCAGCAGTCCTCCGAGGGAAAGAAGGACGACGAAAGCGCGGGCAAGGAAAAGCCCACCGACAAGGACAAGCAGATCCAGCTGAGCTTCCTCAATTCCGTCGCCGCCGATTTCTACCGACTGCTCCACCTCGACGAAAATCTCGACCAGAAGCCGATCGACGTGCAGGTGACCTCCGACGGCCTGCGCCTGACGCTCTTCGATCGCGCCAAGCATCCGCTTTTCGAGGGCGATTCGCCCGAATTCACCGAATGGGGCCGGTTCGTGATGCAAAGCATCGCCTGGACGATCGACCGTCATCAATTCCGCGTCACGATCGACGGCCACACGAAATCGGGGCTGGAGATGAAGAAGGAGGACTACGGCCTTTGGGAACTCTCCTCCGATCGCGCCAATGCCGCGCGCCGCGCGCTCGTGCACTACGCCGTGGAGGAGAAATTGATCGAGCGAGTGACCGGCTACGCCGACACGCGCCCGCTCGATGGCCAGCCGCCCACTGCGGACGCGAACCAGCGCATTACGCTCAGCCTGACGCTGACCGCGAAGAACCGCTCCGCCAAGCTCGCCGAACTTCGCGGCCTCGGCACCTCCGGCCGCGGCGGAGAGGCCGCCTCGACTCATCCATGA
- a CDS encoding FliA/WhiG family RNA polymerase sigma factor, with protein sequence MKNAAAALARGMDATPTAPATAAWRAYAGTSGAVDEKDLIERFLPLVRNVVDRIKLTLPPHIDADDLYSVGVTGLIAAVRKYDPEQGNTFAGYAAMRIRGAVLDELRRMDWCPRRTRARARKLKEAINELEQKLGRTATEDEICEELGLSHVEYAKWLDESRPVTFIALDQHAEGEESEGASLHELLADEHDTTGRDTLEKQELLQLLTQRMTELPDIQRKILAMYYFENMRLAEIAAVFGLTESRICQIHSQTILGLRAFLGRARNR encoded by the coding sequence ATGAAAAACGCCGCTGCAGCACTCGCACGCGGCATGGATGCCACACCCACCGCCCCTGCTACGGCCGCCTGGCGCGCCTACGCGGGGACTTCGGGCGCTGTCGATGAGAAGGATCTTATCGAGCGCTTCCTGCCGTTGGTCCGCAATGTCGTGGACCGCATCAAACTCACCCTCCCGCCGCACATCGACGCAGACGACCTCTACAGCGTCGGCGTCACCGGCCTCATCGCCGCCGTGCGCAAATACGATCCGGAGCAGGGCAACACCTTTGCCGGCTACGCCGCGATGCGCATCCGCGGCGCCGTCCTCGACGAGCTCCGTCGCATGGACTGGTGCCCGCGCCGCACGCGCGCCCGCGCCCGCAAGCTCAAGGAGGCGATCAACGAGCTCGAGCAAAAGCTCGGCCGCACCGCCACCGAGGACGAGATCTGCGAAGAGCTCGGCCTGAGCCACGTCGAATACGCCAAGTGGCTCGACGAATCGCGCCCGGTGACCTTCATCGCGCTCGACCAGCATGCCGAAGGCGAGGAGTCCGAAGGGGCCTCGTTGCACGAACTGCTGGCCGATGAACACGATACGACCGGCCGCGACACGCTCGAGAAACAGGAGCTGCTGCAACTTCTCACTCAACGGATGACGGAATTGCCCGATATCCAGAGGAAGATACTTGCCATGTATTATTTCGAAAACATGCGCCTGGCCGAAATCGCTGCCGTTTTCGGCCTGACGGAGTCGCGCATCTGCCAAATCCACTCGCAGACCATCCTCGGTCTGCGCGCCTTCCTCGGTCGCGCCCGCAACCGCTGA
- a CDS encoding EscU/YscU/HrcU family type III secretion system export apparatus switch protein yields MADTDNDQKTEQPTEKRLTEAAEKGQFARSQELTVVFTLTAALGALAFTVRQSANEVAEYSVMMFTNFRLMQVNTDTFPLLLGNILLTCAKVVLPVLVACAGAAMLAGGFQSGFRLSAKVLTPKLDQLNPVAGLQRLFSKATWVRSGIDVLKLIAIGYALYLGARTLLEDPLFTAPVEAAYLGTFLREASTAFFGRLLLSLGVIAAISYGWEKFKTHRDMMMTRQEVKDEAKNSEGDQHVKGAMRRMARRLLQRQMLESVATADVVVTNPTHFAVALKYERGVDKAPVILAKGENRFAQRIKALAAEHGVPTVENKPVARLLFAMGKVGEAIPPELYQAVAQILAVVYRTHRYYFHQLKTRRLTAGTNAA; encoded by the coding sequence ATGGCAGACACCGACAACGACCAAAAAACAGAGCAACCGACCGAGAAGCGTCTCACCGAGGCCGCGGAAAAGGGTCAGTTCGCGAGGAGCCAGGAGCTCACGGTCGTGTTCACGCTGACGGCGGCCCTGGGAGCGCTCGCGTTCACGGTGCGGCAGAGCGCCAACGAGGTCGCCGAATATTCGGTGATGATGTTCACGAATTTCCGGCTGATGCAGGTGAACACGGACACGTTTCCGCTCCTGCTCGGCAACATCCTGCTCACGTGCGCGAAGGTCGTGCTGCCCGTCCTCGTCGCTTGCGCCGGCGCCGCGATGCTCGCGGGAGGTTTCCAGAGTGGATTCCGCCTTTCCGCCAAGGTGCTCACGCCGAAGCTCGACCAGCTCAACCCGGTCGCCGGCCTCCAGCGCCTGTTCTCGAAAGCCACCTGGGTGCGTTCCGGCATCGACGTGCTGAAGCTCATCGCGATCGGCTACGCGCTGTATCTCGGCGCCCGCACGCTGCTCGAGGATCCGCTGTTCACCGCGCCGGTCGAGGCCGCGTATCTCGGCACCTTCTTGCGCGAAGCTTCCACGGCGTTCTTCGGCCGCCTGCTTCTCTCGCTCGGCGTCATCGCCGCGATCAGCTACGGCTGGGAAAAATTCAAAACCCACCGCGACATGATGATGACGCGGCAGGAAGTGAAGGATGAGGCCAAGAACTCCGAAGGCGACCAGCACGTGAAGGGCGCGATGCGCCGCATGGCCCGCCGACTCCTGCAAAGGCAGATGCTCGAGTCCGTGGCCACGGCCGACGTCGTCGTGACGAACCCCACGCACTTTGCCGTCGCGCTGAAATACGAGCGCGGCGTCGACAAGGCCCCGGTCATCCTCGCGAAGGGCGAGAATCGTTTCGCGCAGCGCATCAAGGCGCTCGCCGCCGAACACGGCGTGCCGACGGTCGAGAACAAGCCGGTCGCGCGCCTGCTCTTCGCGATGGGCAAGGTCGGCGAGGCGATCCCGCCGGAGCTCTACCAGGCCGTCGCGCAGATCCTCGCGGTCGTTTACCGCACGCACCGCTACTACTTCCACCAGCTGAAGACGCGCCGCCTCACGGCCGGAACCAACGCCGCCTAA
- the motA gene encoding flagellar motor stator protein MotA: MLVLIGAAVVFASTLGGFMIAGGQPMVLLHLSEFVVILGVAAGVLIIASPGHVLKEIIHKVQGTIKGKAPGKEDYFELLKLLYELFMTGRRNGLIALEEHVMDPSKSSIFQRYPSLANHHERLQFLCNGLKPVIDGKIKPDQLESLMSAELAAKKEEAEHPVHILSLVGDSLPGIGIVAAVLGIINTMAAIADGPEVVGERVAAALTGTLLGIFVAYGFVNPLANRIKFNDAADQLALKCIMQAVAGFAKGLAPLTAVEIARRSLDSNVQPGADELEAAVKSLGTGK; the protein is encoded by the coding sequence ATGCTCGTCCTCATCGGAGCTGCCGTAGTTTTCGCGTCCACCCTGGGCGGTTTCATGATCGCGGGTGGCCAGCCCATGGTGCTGCTCCACTTGTCGGAGTTCGTCGTCATCCTTGGCGTGGCGGCGGGCGTGTTGATCATCGCCAGCCCGGGGCACGTGCTGAAGGAGATCATTCACAAGGTCCAGGGGACGATCAAAGGCAAGGCGCCCGGCAAGGAGGACTATTTCGAGCTGCTGAAGCTGCTCTACGAGCTGTTCATGACCGGCCGTAGAAACGGACTCATCGCGCTCGAAGAACACGTGATGGATCCGAGCAAGAGCTCGATTTTCCAGCGCTATCCGTCGCTCGCGAATCACCACGAGCGACTCCAGTTTCTCTGCAACGGCCTGAAGCCCGTCATCGACGGCAAAATCAAGCCCGACCAGCTCGAAAGCCTCATGTCCGCCGAACTCGCGGCGAAAAAAGAGGAGGCGGAGCATCCGGTGCACATCCTCTCGCTCGTCGGCGACTCGCTGCCCGGCATCGGCATCGTCGCGGCGGTGCTCGGCATCATCAACACGATGGCCGCGATCGCGGACGGCCCGGAGGTCGTCGGCGAACGCGTCGCCGCCGCGCTCACCGGCACGCTGCTCGGCATTTTCGTCGCCTACGGCTTCGTCAACCCGCTGGCCAACCGCATCAAGTTCAACGACGCCGCCGACCAGCTCGCCTTGAAGTGCATCATGCAGGCCGTGGCCGGCTTCGCGAAGGGCCTCGCGCCCCTCACCGCCGTCGAGATCGCGCGCCGTTCTCTCGACAGCAACGTCCAACCCGGCGCCGACGAGCTCGAAGCCGCGGTGAAGAGCCTCGGCACGGGCAAATAA